From the Clavibacter phaseoli genome, one window contains:
- the pknB gene encoding Stk1 family PASTA domain-containing Ser/Thr kinase: MTSSPTDPMIGRLLDGRYQVRSRIARGGMATVYVATDLRLERRVAVKVMHGHLADDSAFRDRFIQEARSAARLAHPNVVNVFDQGQDSDMAYLVMEYLPGMTLRELLQEYERLTPEQTLDILEAVLSGLAAAHKAGIVHRDLKPENVLLADDGRIKIGDFGLARAVSANTATGQALLGTIAYLSPELVTRGIADTRSDIYAVGIMMYEMLAGEQPFKGEQPMQIAYQHANDQVPTPSTANASVPVELDELVLWATARDPEQRPRDARALLDELYAVQNRLDARSGDPAPLQRTVVFPSAPALPSVTTGETQVVGGPPVMTRQETERTEPDSVVALAAAGSRRRSRGWVLALLVVMLAALAGSTGWYYGQGPGARVPVPSVTAMAVDDAAGTLQGQGFVVARAEEPSVDVEVGHVTRSVPASGTPVDQGSTVTLYASTGPRLLDVPDVTGAAESDARTRLEGVPFVVQEATIRQYGDAEEGTVVQVLDASGAPIAAQYPEQQPVTLVVAAGRIPDVAGRSVDQAVATLAQAGLVGEAGKQSFSDDVEKGEVISVYALDQDPVRSGLDGAPGSKVGLEISKGPDLVAVPTVVGLTRDEAKAALDAAGFKYAYSAFWDALPNSITRVASASPEAQALARRGSTVNLGITASG, encoded by the coding sequence GTGACCTCCAGCCCGACCGACCCCATGATCGGCCGTCTCCTCGACGGTCGATACCAGGTCAGGTCCCGCATCGCGCGCGGCGGCATGGCGACGGTCTACGTCGCCACCGACCTGCGGCTGGAGCGCCGCGTCGCGGTGAAGGTGATGCACGGGCACCTCGCCGACGACAGCGCGTTCCGCGACCGCTTCATCCAGGAGGCGCGGTCGGCCGCACGCCTGGCGCACCCGAACGTCGTGAACGTCTTCGACCAGGGCCAGGACTCGGACATGGCGTACCTCGTCATGGAGTACCTGCCCGGCATGACGCTGCGCGAGCTGCTGCAGGAGTACGAGCGGCTGACGCCGGAGCAGACCCTCGACATCCTCGAGGCCGTGCTCTCCGGCCTCGCCGCCGCGCACAAGGCCGGCATCGTGCACCGCGACCTCAAGCCCGAGAACGTCCTGCTCGCGGACGACGGGCGCATCAAGATCGGCGACTTCGGCCTGGCGCGCGCGGTCAGCGCCAACACGGCCACGGGGCAGGCCCTCCTCGGGACCATCGCGTACCTCTCCCCCGAGCTCGTCACCCGGGGCATCGCCGACACCCGCAGCGACATCTACGCGGTCGGCATCATGATGTACGAGATGCTCGCGGGCGAGCAGCCGTTCAAGGGCGAGCAGCCCATGCAGATCGCCTACCAGCACGCGAACGACCAGGTGCCCACCCCCAGCACGGCGAACGCGTCCGTGCCCGTCGAGCTCGACGAGCTGGTGCTGTGGGCGACCGCGCGGGATCCCGAGCAGCGGCCCCGCGACGCCCGGGCGCTCCTCGACGAGCTGTACGCCGTGCAGAACCGGCTCGACGCGCGATCGGGCGACCCGGCCCCGCTCCAGCGAACCGTCGTCTTCCCGAGCGCCCCGGCGCTCCCGTCCGTCACGACCGGCGAGACCCAGGTCGTGGGCGGCCCGCCCGTCATGACGCGACAGGAGACCGAGCGCACCGAGCCCGACTCGGTCGTCGCGCTCGCCGCGGCCGGATCCCGTCGTCGCTCCCGCGGATGGGTGCTCGCGCTCCTCGTCGTCATGCTCGCCGCGCTCGCCGGCAGCACCGGCTGGTACTACGGGCAGGGCCCGGGCGCGCGCGTGCCCGTGCCGTCCGTCACGGCGATGGCCGTCGACGACGCCGCGGGCACGCTGCAGGGCCAGGGGTTCGTGGTCGCGCGCGCCGAGGAGCCGAGCGTGGACGTCGAGGTGGGCCACGTGACCCGCAGCGTCCCGGCGTCCGGCACGCCCGTCGACCAGGGATCCACCGTCACGCTGTACGCCTCCACCGGACCGCGGCTGCTCGACGTGCCCGACGTGACCGGCGCCGCGGAGTCGGACGCCCGCACGCGCCTCGAGGGCGTGCCCTTCGTCGTGCAGGAGGCCACCATCCGCCAGTACGGCGACGCCGAGGAGGGCACGGTCGTCCAGGTGCTGGACGCCTCGGGAGCCCCCATCGCGGCGCAGTACCCGGAGCAGCAGCCCGTGACCCTGGTGGTCGCGGCCGGCCGGATCCCCGACGTCGCCGGACGCTCGGTGGACCAGGCCGTCGCCACGCTCGCGCAGGCGGGCCTCGTGGGCGAGGCCGGCAAGCAGAGCTTCAGCGACGACGTGGAGAAGGGCGAGGTCATCTCGGTCTACGCGCTGGACCAGGACCCGGTGCGCTCGGGCCTCGACGGGGCGCCCGGCAGCAAGGTGGGCCTGGAGATCTCCAAGGGGCCGGACCTCGTGGCGGTGCCGACGGTCGTCGGCCTGACGCGCGACGAGGCGAAGGCGGCGCTCGACGCGGCCGGCTTCAAGTACGCGTACTCCGCCTTCTGGGATGCCCTGCCCAACAGCATCACGCGCGTGGCGTCGGCGAGCCCGGAGGCGCAGGCCCTCGCCCGCCGCGGGTCGACGGTCAACCTCGGGATCACCGCGTCCGGCTGA
- a CDS encoding peptide deformylase yields the protein MTERQIRLFGDPVLKTVSSEIREIDEGVRALVEDLLDSVRPDGRAGVAAAQIGVNLRAFSYNVGPAFGYILNPVIEELRGEAVLVDEGCLSVPGLWFPTMRYPEAVITGIDLDGKPVRIEGTGVLAQAFQHEVDHLDGLVYLDRLDKQRRREAMKQVRESDWF from the coding sequence ATGACTGAACGACAGATCCGCCTGTTCGGCGATCCGGTGCTGAAGACCGTCTCCTCGGAGATCCGCGAGATCGACGAGGGCGTGCGCGCCCTGGTCGAGGACCTCCTCGACAGCGTGCGGCCCGACGGCCGCGCCGGGGTGGCCGCCGCGCAGATCGGCGTGAACCTCCGCGCCTTCAGCTACAACGTGGGGCCGGCGTTCGGCTACATCCTCAACCCCGTCATCGAGGAGCTGCGCGGCGAGGCCGTCCTCGTCGACGAGGGCTGCCTCTCGGTGCCGGGACTCTGGTTCCCCACCATGCGCTACCCCGAGGCCGTCATCACCGGCATCGACCTCGACGGCAAGCCCGTCCGCATCGAGGGCACGGGCGTCCTCGCGCAGGCGTTCCAGCACGAGGTCGACCACCTCGACGGCCTGGTGTACCTCGACCGGCTCGACAAGCAGCGCCGCCGCGAGGCCATGAAGCAGGTGCGCGAGTCCGACTGGTTCTGA
- a CDS encoding class II 3-deoxy-7-phosphoheptulonate synthase has translation MASEHLVPAHPDVLAGLDHWRTLEVKQQPQWPDAAAVHAASAEIALLPPLVFAGEVDQLRARLAAAADGRAFLLQGGDCAETFAGATADAIRNRVKTVLQMAVVLTYGAAMPVVKMGRMAGQFAKPRSSDSETRGDLTLPAYRGDIVNGYDFTPESRAADPARLVKGYHTAASTLNLIRAFTQGGFADLREVHSWNKGFAANPANQRYEQLARDIDRAIKFMEAAGADFDDLKRVEFYTGHEGLLMDYERPMTRIDSRTGTPYNTSAHFIWIGERTRDLDGAHVDFLSRVRNPLGVKLGPSTTPETVHELIEKLDPDREPGRLTFITRMGAGRIRDALPPLLEAVKASDANPLWVTDPMHGNGLTTPTGYKTRRFDDVVDEVQGFFQAHRAAGTHPGGIHIELTGDDVTECLGGSEHIDEATLATRYESLCDPRLNHMQSLELAFLVAEELAAARS, from the coding sequence GTGGCCTCTGAGCACCTCGTCCCCGCCCATCCCGACGTCCTCGCCGGACTCGACCACTGGCGCACGCTCGAGGTCAAGCAGCAGCCGCAGTGGCCCGACGCCGCGGCCGTCCACGCGGCGTCCGCCGAGATCGCCCTGCTGCCGCCCCTGGTGTTCGCGGGCGAGGTCGACCAGCTGCGCGCGCGCCTCGCCGCCGCCGCCGACGGCCGCGCCTTCCTCCTCCAGGGCGGCGACTGCGCCGAGACCTTCGCCGGCGCCACGGCCGACGCCATCCGCAACCGCGTGAAGACCGTGCTCCAGATGGCCGTCGTCCTCACGTACGGCGCGGCCATGCCCGTCGTGAAGATGGGCCGCATGGCCGGCCAGTTCGCCAAGCCCCGGTCGAGCGACTCCGAGACGCGGGGCGACCTGACGCTGCCGGCGTACCGCGGCGACATCGTCAACGGCTACGACTTCACGCCGGAGTCGCGCGCGGCCGATCCCGCGCGCCTCGTGAAGGGGTACCACACGGCCGCCTCCACGCTGAACCTCATCCGCGCGTTCACGCAGGGCGGCTTCGCCGACCTCCGCGAGGTGCACAGCTGGAACAAGGGCTTCGCCGCGAACCCGGCGAACCAGCGCTACGAGCAGCTCGCGCGCGACATCGACCGCGCCATCAAGTTCATGGAGGCCGCGGGCGCCGACTTCGACGACCTCAAGCGCGTCGAGTTCTACACCGGCCACGAGGGGCTCCTCATGGACTACGAGCGGCCCATGACGCGCATCGACTCGCGCACCGGCACGCCGTACAACACGTCGGCGCACTTCATCTGGATCGGGGAGCGCACGCGCGACCTCGACGGCGCGCACGTCGACTTCCTCTCGCGGGTGCGGAACCCGCTGGGCGTCAAGCTCGGGCCGTCGACCACGCCGGAGACGGTGCACGAGCTCATCGAGAAGCTCGACCCGGACCGCGAGCCCGGCCGGCTCACCTTCATCACGCGCATGGGCGCGGGGAGGATCCGCGACGCGCTGCCGCCCCTGCTCGAGGCCGTCAAGGCGTCGGACGCCAACCCGCTCTGGGTCACCGACCCGATGCACGGCAACGGCCTCACCACGCCCACCGGGTACAAGACCCGGCGCTTCGACGACGTCGTGGACGAGGTGCAGGGCTTCTTCCAGGCGCACCGGGCGGCGGGCACGCACCCCGGCGGCATCCACATCGAGCTCACCGGCGACGACGTGACGGAGTGCCTGGGCGGGTCCGAGCACATCGACGAGGCCACGCTCGCCACGCGCTACGAGTCGCTGTGCGACCCGCGGCTCAACCACATGCAGAGCCTCGAGCTCGCGTTCCTCGTCGCCGAGGAGCTGGCGGCCGCGCGCAGCTGA
- a CDS encoding muramidase family protein produces MPMTEPTPPRDPRRSSDTATGRTANRRSKALLATMPIVLVGSLAVSLGMATPAEAAPVKRVPKAKSGPTQTKLPRVAAPTVTPAAAPTVATPSTYVVEQGDTVSGIAGRFGLSTASVLAQNGLGWKTTIFPGQTLTLGGSGASAPAPAAASSGSGASYTVVAGDTVSGIAGKHGVSTSAVLQANGLQATSTIFPGNRLTIPGAGSTAAPASPSVPASASPAAKQGLSGTYTIETGDTLHSIATESGVTVQDLLNANGLNWSSIIYAGSKLTIPHASASVVQVASLHGTTIMTDEMRRNARVIVQVGRSAGVSDYGLVIALATAAQESTLRNLDWGDRDSIGLFQQRPSQGWGQPAQLNDPVYASRAFFGGSVNPNPGATRGLLDIAGWKSMTVTQAAQAVQYSAYPDAYAKWEASAWAWLDEIG; encoded by the coding sequence ATGCCCATGACCGAACCCACCCCTCCTCGCGACCCCCGCCGGTCCTCGGACACCGCCACCGGACGGACGGCGAACCGCCGCTCCAAGGCGCTCCTCGCGACCATGCCCATCGTGCTCGTCGGCTCCCTCGCGGTGAGCCTCGGCATGGCCACGCCGGCCGAGGCCGCCCCCGTCAAGCGGGTGCCGAAGGCGAAGTCCGGCCCCACGCAGACCAAGCTCCCCCGTGTCGCCGCACCCACCGTCACCCCGGCCGCCGCACCTACCGTGGCGACCCCCTCCACGTACGTGGTCGAGCAGGGCGACACCGTCTCGGGCATCGCCGGTCGCTTCGGCCTCTCCACCGCCTCCGTCCTCGCCCAGAACGGGCTCGGCTGGAAGACCACGATCTTCCCCGGCCAGACGCTGACGCTCGGCGGATCCGGCGCATCGGCCCCGGCACCCGCCGCGGCGTCCTCGGGATCGGGCGCGAGCTACACCGTCGTCGCGGGCGACACCGTGTCGGGCATCGCCGGCAAGCACGGCGTCTCGACGTCGGCGGTCCTGCAGGCGAACGGCCTCCAGGCCACGAGCACGATCTTCCCCGGCAACCGCCTCACGATCCCGGGTGCGGGATCCACCGCGGCGCCGGCCTCGCCCTCCGTCCCCGCCAGCGCCTCCCCCGCCGCGAAGCAGGGGCTCTCCGGCACGTACACGATCGAGACCGGCGACACGCTGCACAGCATCGCCACGGAGTCCGGCGTCACCGTGCAGGACCTCCTCAACGCCAACGGCCTCAACTGGTCGAGCATCATCTACGCGGGCAGCAAGCTCACCATCCCGCACGCGTCCGCCTCCGTCGTCCAGGTCGCGTCGCTCCACGGGACGACGATCATGACCGACGAGATGCGCCGCAACGCGCGCGTCATCGTCCAGGTCGGACGCTCTGCCGGCGTCAGCGACTACGGGCTCGTCATCGCGCTCGCCACCGCGGCGCAGGAGTCGACGCTCCGGAACCTCGACTGGGGCGACCGCGACTCGATCGGCCTGTTCCAGCAGCGCCCGAGCCAGGGCTGGGGCCAGCCCGCGCAGCTCAACGACCCGGTGTACGCGTCGCGCGCGTTCTTCGGCGGGAGCGTCAACCCGAACCCCGGCGCCACCCGTGGTCTGCTCGACATCGCCGGCTGGAAGTCGATGACCGTCACGCAGGCGGCGCAGGCCGTGCAGTACTCGGCGTACCCGGACGCCTACGCGAAGTGGGAGGCGTCCGCCTGGGCCTGGCTCGACGAGATCGGCTGA
- a CDS encoding lysophospholipid acyltransferase family protein, whose product MFYWFMKNLVAGPLLRSTFRPWVTGLENIPAKGGVILASNHLSFIDSVFLPLLVDRNLVFLAKSDYFTGPGLKGWATKMFFTATGMLPIDRSGGKASEASLNTGLRVLAEGRMLGIYPEGTRSPDGRMYRGRTGVARMILEGDVPVVPIAMIDTEKVMPIGTRIPKVRRIGVVIGEPLDFSRFAGLEGDRFILRSITDEIMYELSRLSGQEYVDVYATSVKEKRASAAR is encoded by the coding sequence ATGTTCTACTGGTTCATGAAGAACCTGGTCGCCGGACCCCTCCTCCGGAGCACGTTCCGGCCGTGGGTCACCGGGCTCGAGAACATCCCCGCCAAGGGCGGCGTGATCCTCGCGAGCAACCACCTCTCCTTCATCGACTCGGTGTTCCTGCCGCTGCTCGTGGACCGCAACCTCGTGTTCCTGGCGAAGAGCGACTACTTCACGGGTCCCGGCCTCAAGGGCTGGGCGACGAAGATGTTCTTCACCGCCACGGGCATGCTCCCCATCGACCGCTCCGGCGGCAAGGCGTCCGAGGCGTCGCTCAACACGGGCCTCCGCGTGCTCGCCGAGGGCCGCATGCTCGGCATCTACCCCGAGGGCACGCGCAGCCCCGACGGCCGGATGTACCGCGGCCGCACGGGCGTGGCGCGCATGATCCTCGAGGGCGACGTCCCGGTCGTCCCGATCGCGATGATCGACACCGAGAAGGTCATGCCCATCGGCACGCGCATCCCGAAGGTCCGCCGGATTGGTGTGGTCATCGGCGAGCCGCTAGATTTCAGTAGGTTCGCCGGCCTCGAGGGAGACCGCTTCATCCTCCGCTCCATCACCGACGAGATCATGTACGAGCTCTCGAGGCTGAGCGGCCAGGAGTACGTCGACGTCTATGCGACCTCGGTCAAGGAGAAGCGCGCGAGCGCGGCCCGCTGA
- a CDS encoding mycothione reductase, which produces MTDQDQDQQQDERYDLVIVGAGSGNSIVDERFADQRVLLVDDGEHFGGTCLNAGCIPTKMLVHVADVAAETRDGAALGIRASVDAVDWPAIGARVFGRIDAISEGGREWRESGMENVTLLRESVGFEAPGVLVSASGQRITADRIVLAAGSRPRPLQAVYSPDPDIHDSDSIMRIAELPASLLIVGGGYVAAEFAHVFSHLGVHVTQVARSAHLLGNLDADVSTRFTTLARTQWDVITDCEVEEIERDGDVLRSRLASGHLVETEAVLVALGRVPNTDTLAVQDAGYDLHDDGRIVVDDRQRVLAGGEPVPGLFALGDISADHQLKHVANHQARVVQHNLLHPDDLIGGTPGPVPQAVFSRPQIGSFGLTEAEAREAGPVVTIEQPYSSTAWGWALEDTTSFCKLVVDPRDGGTILGAHIIGSDSAALIQPLLMAASLGHRVTGLARAQYWPHPAVTEIVENALLSAESAVADWARENGGGDAPAGAGRS; this is translated from the coding sequence ATGACGGACCAGGACCAGGACCAGCAGCAGGACGAGCGCTACGACCTCGTGATCGTGGGGGCCGGATCCGGCAACTCGATCGTCGACGAGCGCTTCGCCGACCAGCGCGTGCTGCTCGTCGACGACGGCGAGCACTTCGGCGGCACGTGCCTCAACGCGGGATGCATCCCCACGAAGATGCTCGTGCACGTGGCGGACGTCGCCGCGGAGACGCGCGACGGCGCCGCCCTCGGGATCCGCGCCTCCGTCGACGCCGTGGACTGGCCCGCCATCGGCGCGCGCGTCTTCGGCCGCATCGACGCGATCAGCGAGGGCGGCCGCGAGTGGCGCGAGTCGGGGATGGAGAACGTCACGCTGCTGCGCGAGAGCGTCGGCTTCGAGGCGCCGGGCGTGCTCGTCTCCGCGAGCGGGCAGCGGATCACCGCCGACCGCATCGTGCTCGCGGCGGGCTCCCGCCCCCGGCCGCTGCAGGCCGTCTACTCGCCGGACCCGGACATCCACGACTCCGACTCGATCATGCGGATCGCCGAGCTGCCCGCGTCGCTCCTCATCGTGGGCGGCGGCTACGTCGCGGCGGAGTTCGCGCACGTCTTCAGCCACCTCGGCGTGCACGTCACGCAGGTCGCCCGCTCCGCGCACCTCCTGGGCAACCTCGACGCCGACGTCTCGACGCGCTTCACGACGCTCGCCCGCACGCAGTGGGACGTCATCACGGACTGCGAGGTCGAGGAGATCGAGCGCGACGGCGACGTGCTCCGCTCGCGCCTCGCCTCCGGCCACCTGGTCGAGACGGAGGCCGTGCTGGTCGCCCTCGGCCGCGTCCCCAACACGGACACGCTCGCGGTCCAGGACGCGGGCTACGACCTGCACGACGACGGCCGCATCGTGGTCGACGACCGGCAGCGCGTGCTCGCGGGCGGCGAGCCGGTGCCCGGCCTCTTCGCGCTCGGCGACATCAGCGCCGACCACCAGCTCAAGCACGTCGCGAACCACCAGGCCCGCGTCGTGCAGCACAACCTGCTGCACCCGGACGACCTCATCGGGGGAACGCCCGGACCCGTCCCGCAGGCCGTGTTCTCGCGCCCGCAGATCGGCTCGTTCGGGCTGACGGAGGCGGAGGCGCGCGAGGCGGGACCCGTCGTCACGATCGAGCAGCCGTACTCGTCCACCGCCTGGGGCTGGGCGCTCGAGGACACGACGTCGTTCTGCAAGCTCGTGGTGGATCCGCGCGACGGCGGCACGATCCTCGGGGCGCACATCATCGGCTCGGACTCCGCGGCGCTGATCCAGCCGCTCCTCATGGCCGCGAGCCTCGGCCACCGGGTCACGGGCCTCGCTCGGGCGCAGTACTGGCCGCACCCGGCCGTGACGGAGATCGTGGAGAACGCCCTGCTGTCCGCCGAGTCCGCGGTGGCCGACTGGGCACGGGAGAATGGGGGAGGCGACGCGCCCGCGGGGGCCGGTCGATCCTGA
- a CDS encoding Rv2175c family DNA-binding protein, which translates to MNEPYADREWLTVPDLVDLLGLTVSRVRRLIEDRRLLAVRLDGVLKVPAVFLRDGEPLSELRGTIIVLGDNGFTDEEAMQWLLLEEPSLGAAPVDALLAGRKAEVRRVAQASA; encoded by the coding sequence GTGAACGAGCCCTATGCCGACCGTGAGTGGTTGACCGTCCCCGATCTCGTCGACCTCCTGGGTCTCACCGTCAGCCGCGTGCGCCGGCTCATCGAGGACAGGCGCCTCCTGGCCGTCCGCCTCGACGGCGTCCTCAAGGTCCCGGCCGTGTTCCTGCGCGACGGGGAGCCGCTGTCCGAGCTGCGGGGGACGATCATCGTCCTCGGCGACAACGGCTTCACCGACGAGGAGGCCATGCAGTGGCTCCTCCTGGAGGAGCCGAGCCTCGGAGCCGCCCCCGTCGACGCGCTGCTGGCGGGGCGCAAGGCCGAGGTGCGCCGGGTGGCCCAGGCCAGCGCCTGA
- a CDS encoding ROK family glucokinase: protein MHAIGIDIGGTKIAGAVVDELGVIAAEERTPTEASSPDAIVEAVVGMVERLRAEHPDVVAVGVAAAGFIDAAQSTVYYAPNINWRNEPVREKLRGRIDLPIVIENDANAAGWAEFRYGAGRLVSDMVTLTIGTGVGGAIVADDRLFRGGFGAGAELGHMRVVPDGLPCGCGARGCIEQYGSGRALLRTADELADLGGTHGEGLAARRREVGTLTGHDVSDLIQAGDPGALLALRRLGGWLGEAAASIGAILDPQMFVIGGGVAQAGDLLLDPIREAYLAHLPARGYHPEPEFRIAELVNDAGVVGAADLARRHAATLRHGA, encoded by the coding sequence GTGCATGCAATAGGGATCGACATCGGCGGGACGAAGATCGCGGGGGCCGTGGTCGACGAGCTCGGCGTCATCGCGGCGGAGGAGCGCACGCCCACCGAGGCGAGCAGCCCGGACGCCATCGTGGAGGCCGTCGTCGGCATGGTCGAGCGGCTCCGCGCCGAGCACCCCGACGTGGTCGCCGTGGGGGTCGCGGCGGCGGGCTTCATCGACGCCGCGCAGTCCACCGTGTACTACGCCCCGAACATCAACTGGCGCAACGAGCCGGTGCGCGAGAAGCTCCGCGGCCGGATCGACCTCCCCATCGTCATCGAGAACGACGCGAACGCCGCGGGCTGGGCCGAGTTCCGCTACGGCGCGGGGCGCCTCGTCAGCGACATGGTGACCCTGACGATCGGCACGGGCGTGGGCGGCGCGATCGTCGCCGACGACCGGCTCTTCCGCGGCGGCTTCGGCGCGGGCGCCGAGCTCGGCCACATGCGCGTCGTGCCCGACGGCCTGCCCTGCGGCTGCGGCGCCCGCGGCTGCATCGAGCAGTACGGATCCGGCCGCGCGCTCCTGCGCACCGCCGACGAGCTGGCCGACCTCGGCGGCACGCACGGCGAGGGCCTCGCCGCCCGCCGCCGTGAGGTGGGGACGCTCACCGGCCACGACGTCAGCGACCTCATCCAGGCGGGCGACCCCGGCGCGCTCCTCGCCCTCCGCCGCCTCGGCGGCTGGCTCGGGGAGGCGGCCGCGAGCATCGGCGCGATCCTCGACCCCCAGATGTTCGTGATCGGCGGCGGCGTCGCGCAGGCGGGCGACCTCCTGCTCGACCCCATCCGCGAGGCGTACCTCGCGCACCTCCCGGCCCGCGGGTACCACCCGGAGCCGGAGTTCCGCATCGCCGAGCTCGTCAACGACGCCGGCGTCGTGGGCGCGGCCGACCTCGCGCGCCGTCACGCGGCCACGCTGCGCCACGGGGCCTGA
- a CDS encoding AMP-dependent synthetase/ligase, whose product MEQHTMPAAVEARPDDNITDVLVHRVRTSPDAPLFALPDGSGGWRDVSASEFHRQVVALAKGLVAAGIEPGERIGMMCRTRYEWTLVDFAVFFAGAVLVPVYETSSPGQVHWNMQDSGSVAMILESAEHFSRFDEVHPELPAVRRVWQIDLGDLDKLAEQGVDVPDAEIERRRNIAVGSDMATLIYTSGTTGRPKGCVLTHANFVELARNAEVAMEEVVQVGASTLLFITTAHVFARFISILNVQAGVKTGHQADTTQLLPALASFKPTFLLAVPRVFEKVYNSSEQKAEGAGRGKVFRKAAEVAYAHSVAVDAGSVPLALKLQYKLFDALVYSKIRQAMGGRVRFAVSGSAPLGLRLGHFYRSLGLTILEGYGLTETTAPVSVNLVKGFRIGTVGPAMPGVATRITDEGEIQVKGVNVFDGYWQDEEATAAVFDDGWFRTGDLGSYDADGYLTITGRKKEIIVTAGGKNVAPAALEDPIRANPLVGQVVVAGDRRPFISALITLDPEMLKVWLGNNGQDPAMTLEQASQNPAVLAEVQRAVDAANATVSRAESIRKFVVLPVELTEAAGHLTPKLSIKRRVVLEAFADVITRIYEAAPTTEGHSLVH is encoded by the coding sequence GTGGAACAGCACACCATGCCCGCCGCCGTCGAGGCGAGACCCGACGACAACATCACCGACGTCCTGGTGCACCGCGTGAGGACGAGCCCCGACGCTCCGCTGTTCGCGCTGCCGGACGGGTCGGGCGGGTGGCGGGACGTCTCGGCGTCCGAGTTCCACCGCCAGGTGGTCGCCCTCGCGAAGGGGCTGGTCGCCGCCGGGATCGAGCCGGGCGAGCGCATCGGCATGATGTGCCGGACGCGCTACGAGTGGACCCTCGTCGACTTCGCGGTCTTCTTCGCCGGAGCCGTCCTCGTCCCGGTCTACGAGACCTCCTCCCCCGGCCAGGTGCACTGGAACATGCAGGACTCGGGCAGCGTCGCCATGATCCTCGAGTCCGCCGAGCACTTCTCGCGCTTCGACGAGGTCCACCCGGAGCTGCCCGCCGTCCGCCGCGTGTGGCAGATCGACCTGGGCGACCTGGACAAGCTCGCCGAGCAGGGCGTCGACGTGCCGGACGCCGAGATCGAGCGTCGCCGGAACATCGCCGTCGGCTCGGACATGGCGACCCTCATCTACACGTCCGGGACCACCGGCCGGCCGAAGGGCTGCGTCCTCACGCACGCGAACTTCGTCGAGCTCGCGCGGAACGCCGAGGTCGCGATGGAGGAGGTCGTGCAGGTCGGCGCCTCGACGCTGCTGTTCATCACGACGGCGCACGTGTTCGCGCGCTTCATCTCGATCCTGAACGTGCAGGCGGGCGTGAAGACCGGGCACCAGGCCGACACGACGCAGCTCCTGCCCGCGCTCGCCTCCTTCAAGCCGACGTTCCTGCTCGCCGTGCCGCGCGTCTTCGAGAAGGTGTACAACTCCTCGGAGCAGAAGGCCGAGGGCGCGGGGCGCGGGAAGGTCTTCCGCAAGGCCGCCGAGGTCGCGTACGCGCACTCGGTCGCCGTCGACGCCGGCTCCGTGCCGCTCGCGCTGAAGCTCCAGTACAAGCTGTTCGACGCGCTCGTGTACTCCAAGATCCGGCAGGCGATGGGCGGGCGCGTGCGCTTCGCGGTCAGCGGATCCGCGCCCCTCGGCCTCCGCCTCGGGCACTTCTACCGCTCGCTCGGCCTCACGATCCTCGAGGGCTACGGCCTCACGGAGACGACGGCGCCGGTGAGCGTCAACCTCGTCAAGGGCTTCCGCATCGGCACGGTCGGGCCGGCGATGCCCGGGGTCGCGACCCGCATCACCGACGAGGGCGAGATCCAGGTCAAGGGGGTCAACGTCTTCGACGGGTACTGGCAGGACGAGGAGGCGACCGCGGCCGTCTTCGACGACGGCTGGTTCCGCACGGGCGACCTCGGCAGCTACGACGCCGACGGCTACCTCACGATAACGGGGCGCAAGAAGGAGATCATCGTCACCGCCGGCGGCAAGAACGTCGCCCCGGCGGCGCTCGAGGACCCCATCCGCGCGAACCCGCTCGTCGGGCAGGTCGTGGTCGCGGGCGACCGGCGGCCGTTCATCTCGGCGCTCATCACGCTGGATCCCGAGATGCTCAAGGTGTGGCTCGGCAACAACGGGCAGGATCCCGCCATGACGCTCGAGCAGGCGTCGCAGAACCCCGCGGTGCTCGCCGAGGTGCAGCGCGCCGTCGACGCGGCCAACGCGACGGTGTCGCGCGCGGAGTCCATCCGGAAGTTCGTCGTGCTGCCGGTGGAGCTCACCGAGGCGGCCGGGCACCTGACGCCGAAGCTCAGCATCAAGCGCCGGGTGGTGCTGGAGGCGTTCGCCGACGTGATCACCCGGATCTACGAGGCGGCGCCGACGACCGAGGGGCACTCGCTGGTCCACTGA